GTTGTAAGCATTGAAAAGATTAATGAGTATTACCATTCTGGTAAAACTGTAGGCGAAATTATGGATCCAAATGTTTTCTATGTAAATGAAAATTCAATTATTCGTGATACGGTTGACCGAATTTTGAAACGGGGACTTCGTAACGTTCCAGTAGTTGATAA
This region of Desertibacillus haloalkaliphilus genomic DNA includes:
- a CDS encoding CBS domain-containing protein encodes the protein VVSIEKINEYYHSGKTVGEIMDPNVFYVNENSIIRDTVDRILKRGLRNVPVVDNDRKLVGIVTRATLVDIVYDALFTDDGITTDSSTDASSKSEEQKEKDGDQ